The Halobacteriovorax sp. DA5 genome segment CTTTATTACTTTATTTGAATGTTAAAGAGCCTCTTGAAATAAATGGTGGACATGACAGGAGTCGAACCTGCGACCCCCTGCGTGCAAAGCAGGTGCTCTCCCAACTGAGCTACACGCCCACAAGATAACTCATCATCTGTTTTAAGCAGTTGATTTGTTTCGTTCATCTCTCAAGGTGAAACGTAATTTATGTGACCTCGTTTCATATGTCAACACTGTTTTTTCTTTTTTTTTACTTTTTTTGCATTTTTTTTAATTTCCTATCATAATTTCATTATGCAAAGGAGAATTTCAATAATGACTATTGTAAAGCTTGTAAGAATCTCACTATTTCTATGCATCTTTTTAAGTTGTAGCAAGAATAGCGATATAAAAACACAGGAAGAAGTATCGGACAAAAAGGTTGATGTCTTTAAAATAAATGTAGATCGTACTGGATTATCTGAATCTGAAGGAATTATTAAGACTTCACACGGTAATATTACCTTTAAATTCTATCCTAAAAAGGCTCCTAATACGGTTGCACGCCTAATTCAGTTAATTCAAAGTGGTTTTTATGATGGATTGGGCTTTCATCGAGTAATTCCTAACTTTGTAGTACAAACAGGGGATCCTATAGGCACAGGTAATGGCGGTTCAGGTAAAAAAATCCAGGCAGAATTTAATAATATAAGTCATGTTGCTGGAACAATGGCCATGGCCCGTACTTTAACAGATGAAAATAGTGCTGATTCTCAATTCTATATAGCACTAACAGCACTTCCTCACTTAGATGGTAAGTATACTGTCTTCGGGCAAGTAGTAGATGGATTAGACATCTTAAAAAAGATTAAAGCCGGTGATAAAATTATCAGTATTGAATACCTAGAATAAGAAAAACTTTTTTTAATTTTA includes the following:
- a CDS encoding peptidylprolyl isomerase, with the translated sequence MTIVKLVRISLFLCIFLSCSKNSDIKTQEEVSDKKVDVFKINVDRTGLSESEGIIKTSHGNITFKFYPKKAPNTVARLIQLIQSGFYDGLGFHRVIPNFVVQTGDPIGTGNGGSGKKIQAEFNNISHVAGTMAMARTLTDENSADSQFYIALTALPHLDGKYTVFGQVVDGLDILKKIKAGDKIISIEYLE